The genomic interval AACATCTAATTATACTTCAAAAAAAACATCTATTGTAGATAATTTTGTAGTTTGGTTTCGAGATTTTTTAGATAACGCCGAGTAGTGGATCTGTTTTTTTTCTAATTAAAAAAACTTCATTAAAAGTTTGTTGTTAATTACTTACTTGTTTTGTTACTATCTTTTATTGCCTTAGAAGATTGCTTTACCTAAATTTGCACGCTTAACAACACAACACTAAATGAGCACTTCAAAAACAATTAAATCCGCATTAATTTCGGTATTTCACAAAGATGGTCTAGAACCAGTTGTAAAAAAATTAGATGCACTTAATGTAACTATCTATTCTACAGGTGGTACAGAAAAGTTTATTAAAGATTTAGGAATCAATGTAATTCCGGTAGACGAGGTTACTTCTTACCCATCTATTCTTGGTGGTAGAGTTAAAACATTGCATCCAAAAGTTTTTGGAGGTATTCTTAACAGACAAGACAATGAAAGCGATGTTGCTGAATTGGCTGAATACAATATTCCACAAATAGATTTAGTAATTGTAGATTTATATCCGTTTGAAAAAACGGTAGCTTCTGGAGCACCAGAACAAGATATCGTAGAAAAAATTGATATTGGTGGTATTTCTTTAATTAGAGCTGCTGCAAAGAATTTTAAAGACACTGTTATTGTTTCTTCTATGGATCAATATGAAGGTTTCTTAAATACTCTTTCTGAAGGAAATGGAGAAACTACCATTTCTGAAAGAAAAAAATTAGCTGCAAAAGCATTTAATATTTCTTCTCATTACGATACTGCTATTTTTAACTACTTTAACGAAGATGAAATAGTTTACAAAGCAAGTGAACAAAATGCAAACGTTTTACGTTACGGAGAAAACCCTCATCAAAAAGGATATTTCTTTGGTGACTTAGAAGCAATGTTTGATAAACTTCATGGTAAAGAATTAAGCTACAATAATTTATTAGATGTTGATGCTGCTGTAAATTTAATCCAAGAATTTAAAGGAGAAGCACCAACTTTTGCTATTTTAAAACATAACAATGCGTGTGGTTTTGCACAAAGAGACACAATTAGTCAAGCGTATACAGATGCTTTAGCAGGAGATCCTGTTTCTGCTTTTGGTGGTGTTTTAATTGCTAATACAGAAATTGACAAAGAAACTGCAGAGAAAATTCATACTTTATTTTGCGAAGTTGTAATTGCTCCTTCTTTTTCTGAGGATGCATTAGCTATTTTAAAAGGTAAGAAAAACAGAATTATCTTAATTCAGAAAGATGTTGCATTACCAACAACAACTGTTAGAACTTGTTTAAATGGTTCTTTAGTGCAAGATAAAGATAGTATTACAGATCAATTATCAGATTTAAAGTACGTAACCAACAATAAACCAACTCAAAGTGAGTTAGATGATTTGTTATTTGCTTCTAAATTGTGTAAAAACACAAAATCGAACACCATAATACTTGTTAAAAACAAACAATTATTAGCTGGTGGAACAGGACAAACAAGTAGAGTTGATGCATTAAACCAAGCTATAGAAAAAGCAACTTCTTTTAAATTTGATTTAAATGGATGTGTAATGGCAAGTGATGCATTTTTCCCTTTCCCTGATTGTGTAGAAATTGCTGATAATGCAGGAATAAAAAGTGTTATTCAACCTGGTGGATCTATCAAAGACCAATTAAGTATAGATTATTGTAATGAAAACAATTTATCTATGGTAATGACAGGAACAAGACATTTTAAACATTAATAATAAATATGTATTTTACATACAGAATTTTAGTAATTTTGTAAGAATACATCAAGAATAAAACAACAAATATATTTTATGGGTTTTTTCGATTTTATGACGGAAGATATTGCGATTGATTTAGGTACCGCAAATACTTTAATAATCCACAACGGAAAAGTGGTTATTGATAGTCCTTCTATTGTTGCCAGGAACAGAATTACTGGAGAAATCATTGCAATTGGTAAAGAAGCCAACCTAATGCAAGGAAAAACCCATGAAAATATTAAAACTATTCGCCCTTTAAAAGACGGAGTTATTGCAGATTTTGAGGCATCTGAACAGATGATTAAAGAATTTGTAAAGCAAATTCCTTCTATTAAAAAGCGTTTATTTCCACCTGCATTAAGAATGGTTATTTGTATTCCTTCGGGAATTACAGAAGTAGAAAAACGAGCTGTTCGTGATTCTGCTAAACACATGAATGCAAAAGAAATCTATCTAATTTATGAGCCTATGGCTGCTGCAATTGGTGTTGGTATAGACATTATGGAGCCAAAAGGAAACATGATTATTGATATTGGTGGTGGTACAACAGAAATTGCTGTAATAGCTTTAGGAGGTATTGTTTGTGATCAATCTGTAAAAGTTGCAGGAGATCTTTTTACAAATGATATTATGTACTACATGCGTACCCAACACAACTTACATGTTGGAGAATCTACTGCAGAAAAAATTAAAATTACTATTGGTGCCGCAACAGAAGATTTAGAAACTCCACCAGACGAAATGTTGGTTCAGGGTAGAGATTTACTAAGCGGAAAACCTAAACAAGTACAAGTTTCTTATAGAGAAATTGCAAAAG from Polaribacter sejongensis carries:
- a CDS encoding rod shape-determining protein is translated as MGFFDFMTEDIAIDLGTANTLIIHNGKVVIDSPSIVARNRITGEIIAIGKEANLMQGKTHENIKTIRPLKDGVIADFEASEQMIKEFVKQIPSIKKRLFPPALRMVICIPSGITEVEKRAVRDSAKHMNAKEIYLIYEPMAAAIGVGIDIMEPKGNMIIDIGGGTTEIAVIALGGIVCDQSVKVAGDLFTNDIMYYMRTQHNLHVGESTAEKIKITIGAATEDLETPPDEMLVQGRDLLSGKPKQVQVSYREIAKALDKSILRIEDAVMETLSKTPPELAADIYNTGIYLAGGGSMLRGLDKRLSRKTDLPVYVAEDPLRAVVRGTGIALKELKKYKNVLMK
- the purH gene encoding bifunctional phosphoribosylaminoimidazolecarboxamide formyltransferase/IMP cyclohydrolase → MSTSKTIKSALISVFHKDGLEPVVKKLDALNVTIYSTGGTEKFIKDLGINVIPVDEVTSYPSILGGRVKTLHPKVFGGILNRQDNESDVAELAEYNIPQIDLVIVDLYPFEKTVASGAPEQDIVEKIDIGGISLIRAAAKNFKDTVIVSSMDQYEGFLNTLSEGNGETTISERKKLAAKAFNISSHYDTAIFNYFNEDEIVYKASEQNANVLRYGENPHQKGYFFGDLEAMFDKLHGKELSYNNLLDVDAAVNLIQEFKGEAPTFAILKHNNACGFAQRDTISQAYTDALAGDPVSAFGGVLIANTEIDKETAEKIHTLFCEVVIAPSFSEDALAILKGKKNRIILIQKDVALPTTTVRTCLNGSLVQDKDSITDQLSDLKYVTNNKPTQSELDDLLFASKLCKNTKSNTIILVKNKQLLAGGTGQTSRVDALNQAIEKATSFKFDLNGCVMASDAFFPFPDCVEIADNAGIKSVIQPGGSIKDQLSIDYCNENNLSMVMTGTRHFKH